Part of the Cellulomonas hominis genome, GGAAGATCATGCGCCGGCTGCTGCGGGACGTGGCGGAGCACCGCCAGGTCGGCGACGCGACGACGCTGGCGGACTCGTCGGTGATGGACCTCATCCAGCAGGGCCTGGCGACCCCGAAGGGCTGAGGCGGTCTCCGCCGCGACCCCCGGAGCGGGGAGCCGGCGCGGGAAACCGGGACCGGGTCAGCGCGCCGGGTGCGTCAGCTCGCCCGTGCGGGCCACGCCGCCGAGCCAGTGCGCGCTCGGCTTCGGGGTGCGCGCGAACGTCTCGCGGTCCCAGGCGATCAGGCCGAACGTCGGCGCGTAGGAGCCCCACTCGTAGTTGTCGAGCGCCGACCAGTGCAGGTACCCGCGGACGTCGATGCCGTCGGCCATGGCGTCGTGCAGGCCGACGAGGGCGTCGTGGGTGTAGTCGATGCGGCGGGCGTCGTCCTGGGTGGCGATGCCGTTCTCCGTGACCACGACGGGCACGCCGCCGGTGCGCCGCCAGGCGTTCCGGACGCCGATGCCCAGGGCCGGCGGGAAGTACTCCCAGCCGATGAGGGTCTTCTCGACGTCGTCGGCGACGGGCTGCGGGTTCCCGTCGCGGTCGATGAACGTGCGCAGGTAGGCCTGCACGCCGATCCAGTCGTCGCCGGCGGCGGCGTCGAGGAACACGTCCTCGCGCGGGTAGCCGTAGGCGGCGGTCGCCTCGACGGCGTCGGGCGTGGCCGGGTGGTAGGCCTGGGTGGCGACGGACCAGCCGGACCGCACCTGCCCGACGCCGGACAGCACCTCGCGGGACCGGCGGTGCCCGGCGATGAGCGCGTCGGTGATCTGCGGGTCGGGCGCGGGCAGGCGGGACGCGGTCATCTCCGTGCCCTCCTCGCCGCGCGTCATCGCGACCATGTTGGGCTCGTTGATGGTGCAGACCCACTCGACGTCGTCGCCGAGCACGGGCAGGACCGCCTCGGTGTACCGCGCGAACAGGTCGGGGGCCACGGGGTTCCGCCAGCCGCCGAGCCGCGCGAACCAGCGCGGGTGCGTGAAGTGGTGCAGCGTCACCGACGGGGTCAGGCCGTGCTCGCGGCAGGTGTCGACCATCCGCCGGTAGTGCTGGAGCTGGGCCTTCGACACGTACCCCTGCTCCGGCTCGATGCGCGCCCACTCGATGCTGAACCGGTAGGTGTTCAGGCCGAGCGACGCGAGCAGGGCGATGTCCTCGGGGTACCGGTGGTAGGAGTCGGCGGCGTCGCCGGAGGGCTCGGCCAGGTCGGTGCCGGGGGCGTGCTCGCGGACCCACCAGTCGGAGTTCACGTTGTTGCCCTCGACCTGGTGGGCGGCGGTGGCGGCGCCCCAGAGGAAGCCCTCGGGGAAGCGGCGGACGGTCATGTGTCGGTCCTTCGGTCGGTGGTGGAGGTCAGGAGCCCGCAGGCGTGCGGACGTCGAGCACCGCGGCGTCGCCGAGCAGCGCGAGCGGCAGGACGGCCCCCGCGGTGCGGTACGGCCGGGGCCGCACGCCGGTGGTGACGCGCGCGCCGTCCACCCGGAGCTCGACCGCGGGCGCGGCGGGGTCCACGTGGTACCGCACCCGGCGCGGCCGGCCGCCGAGGACGACCGACACCTCGAGCCCGTCGTCCTCCGGCGCGAGCGTGGGCGCGACGACGAGGGAGTCCGCGCGCTCCTCCAGGCCGAGCAGGCCGTGCAGGACCTGCCGGATGTAGATGCCGGGGCCCGACGAGTACACCCGCCAGCCGTCGGCGGTCGGCACGTCGCCGGTGCGCAGGCCGTCGAAGCCCGCCGCGGCGGCGTACCGGTCGGGGAACGTCGCGTCGGACGACGACGTGTAGCAGGTGCGCTGCCGGGGCAGCGCGCTCGGCACCCGCTCCCGCATGCCGACCGGGGACAGCCGCAGCAGCTCCTCGCCGACCGCGGCCCGGCCCAGCGCGGCCAGCGCCTCGACCCACCGGACGTGCGCGTGCACGTACATCAGGCCGACCTCGCGGCCGAAGAACGCGGCCTGCTCGGCGCGCAGGAACGACTCGACCTCGCCGTCCGCGAACCGCGCGGGGCGGTTCGTCAGCCGC contains:
- a CDS encoding glycoside hydrolase family 1 protein, with the protein product MTVRRFPEGFLWGAATAAHQVEGNNVNSDWWVREHAPGTDLAEPSGDAADSYHRYPEDIALLASLGLNTYRFSIEWARIEPEQGYVSKAQLQHYRRMVDTCREHGLTPSVTLHHFTHPRWFARLGGWRNPVAPDLFARYTEAVLPVLGDDVEWVCTINEPNMVAMTRGEEGTEMTASRLPAPDPQITDALIAGHRRSREVLSGVGQVRSGWSVATQAYHPATPDAVEATAAYGYPREDVFLDAAAGDDWIGVQAYLRTFIDRDGNPQPVADDVEKTLIGWEYFPPALGIGVRNAWRRTGGVPVVVTENGIATQDDARRIDYTHDALVGLHDAMADGIDVRGYLHWSALDNYEWGSYAPTFGLIAWDRETFARTPKPSAHWLGGVARTGELTHPAR